In the Candidatus Bathyarchaeota archaeon genome, AACCAATTGAAGTAATATTATACAGGAGTAAGGACGTGGAGAACCCTCTGCAAAATTTGGTTATGATAATTCTTAGCGCTATGACTGCGCCGAGCATTCCTGAAGCCTTCGGCCATAACAAGGCATTATTCATTGCTGATAAGATTGCGAAATGGCATTATGCACAGTTCAAGCGCATTGCAGACAGCACAAGACAATGGATTTTGAACAACCATAAATTGAGGAAATTCGTATTTTATATGAGCACGTTTAGGGAGAGAAGAGCAAGCATTGAAGCCGCAAGAAGAGAAATCCTATAACCCCTACAAGGAATATTTCACAGACTTCAACGGAAGATTCCACGGAAGACTAAGCGCAGTTATCCCCAAAAGAACAAGCCCAACGCAAGAATCGAAACTTGCGGGAATATCTGCAAGATATGACTGCAGAATAAAAGTAGAATACCAAAAAGACTTGATGGGCCTCCTAGAAGAAGGAATGCTTATAGCAGTTAGAAACTTCAAGTCGAAAAAGGGAGAAAATGAAAGATTCACCCTCATGGAAATTTCTAGAGTCTGGCCGGAACACTTCGGCCTAAAGGGCCTATCGGATCACGGCTATTATCCATTACAGTTTGAAATTATACAGCAGTCAGAGGCAGACTGGGAAACCGATGACCACGCCACGATGATGATACAGATAAGCGCCATACCAGTCAACTATGACCTTATACTCCATAGAGATAAGGATCCGGAATTCGTGAAGGGCTTCTCCTATCCAATAATTGGAAGCGAAGCATACATCCTCAACAGCAAAATGA is a window encoding:
- a CDS encoding DUF87 domain-containing protein, with the translated sequence MKPQEEKSYNPYKEYFTDFNGRFHGRLSAVIPKRTSPTQESKLAGISARYDCRIKVEYQKDLMGLLEEGMLIAVRNFKSKKGENERFTLMEISRVWPEHFGLKGLSDHGYYPLQFEIIQQSEADWETDDHATMMIQISAIPVNYDLILHRDKDPEFVKGFSYPIIGSEAYILNSKMINLMYNQKIIEQLGVDITKTSPDARKDPRLGLIKMFEASEISIPIYVDFEKLVRYHFGIFAFTGGGKSNLLSNILRRIIYHT